Proteins encoded by one window of Swingsia samuiensis:
- a CDS encoding YggS family pyridoxal phosphate-dependent enzyme produces MSYSISQNLSNIQQRITDACLQNARSPQEVNLVAVSKFHPQAAVEAALKAGQRLFGENRVQEATAKFPALKEAYPDLQLHIIGGLQTNKAVEACRIANMIETLDRPSLADALEKASQKIGRLPDLLIQVNTGNEPQKYGIPKEEAEFFIESSLNRFGKKIRGLMCIPPEEENPIPHFHYLKSLAKKNNLPVISMGMSADFELAIQEGATLVRVGSAIFGNRPAS; encoded by the coding sequence ATGTCTTATTCTATATCCCAAAACCTCTCCAACATTCAGCAACGCATCACAGATGCCTGCCTTCAGAATGCCCGTTCACCACAAGAAGTAAACCTTGTCGCGGTGAGCAAATTTCATCCTCAGGCAGCCGTTGAAGCCGCTCTCAAAGCAGGTCAACGCCTCTTTGGAGAAAATCGAGTACAAGAAGCTACCGCTAAATTTCCAGCTTTAAAGGAAGCATACCCAGACTTGCAATTACATATTATTGGTGGGCTTCAAACCAATAAAGCTGTTGAGGCATGCCGTATTGCCAATATGATTGAAACATTGGATCGGCCGTCTCTCGCTGATGCCCTTGAGAAAGCATCCCAAAAAATTGGGCGTCTCCCAGATTTGCTCATTCAGGTTAACACAGGGAACGAACCACAAAAATATGGAATCCCTAAAGAGGAAGCCGAATTCTTTATCGAAAGCTCACTCAATCGTTTTGGCAAAAAAATTCGTGGGTTGATGTGTATCCCACCAGAAGAAGAAAACCCCATCCCTCATTTCCATTACCTGAAATCTCTTGCCAAAAAAAATAATTTACCTGTTATCTCCATGGGAATGTCAGCAGATTTTGAGCTCGCAATCCAAGAAGGAGCAACACTTGTCCGTGTTGGAAGCGCCATTTTTGGTAACCGCCCGGCATCTTAA
- a CDS encoding NAD(P)H-dependent flavin oxidoreductase, producing MKLIDTLRFGGQDVLPLIEGGKGVSVSTGVSAGHWAAAGGIGTVSAVNADSYDDEGNLIPQIYHGRTRRERQRELVKYAVAGGIDQVKIAHEISGGKGRIHINFLWEMGATEEVIRGILEETSGLVHGLTCGAGMPYRLAEIAAHFNIPYYPIVSSGRAFNALWRRSYSKVSELLGGVVYEDPWRAGGHNGLSNTENPLSPEDPYPRVVELRRTMRQFGLHDTPIIMAGGVWRLDEWQDWIGNPELGPIAFQFGTRPLLTKESPIPDAWKRRLLTLKKGDVYLNRFSPTGFYSSAVNNSFLKDLRGRSERQVSYSVTANVDHDEPYGVGARKREVFVSSADRQKIAQWEEAGFTEALRTPDDTLVFVTPQSAREIVQDQANCMGCLSMCKFSNWVQREPFTTGVKADPRSFCIQKTLQDIAHVKAADNADYVVDHNLMFGGTSAYRFATDPFYAEGFVPTVAQLVERIASGQ from the coding sequence ATGAAGCTTATCGACACCCTTCGGTTTGGTGGTCAGGATGTTCTACCTTTGATTGAGGGTGGAAAAGGTGTTTCTGTGTCCACAGGAGTCTCTGCTGGGCATTGGGCCGCAGCAGGTGGAATAGGAACTGTTTCTGCCGTTAACGCGGATAGTTATGATGATGAGGGGAACCTCATTCCACAGATTTATCATGGGCGTACGCGCCGTGAGCGGCAGCGTGAACTTGTGAAATATGCCGTTGCAGGTGGAATTGATCAGGTAAAAATTGCCCACGAGATTTCTGGTGGGAAAGGGCGGATCCACATAAACTTCCTATGGGAAATGGGTGCGACTGAGGAAGTTATTCGTGGTATTCTGGAGGAAACTTCAGGGTTGGTTCATGGTCTGACGTGTGGGGCTGGAATGCCTTACCGTCTTGCTGAGATTGCTGCGCATTTTAACATCCCATACTACCCGATTGTGTCTTCTGGCCGGGCCTTTAATGCTTTGTGGCGTCGTTCTTATAGTAAAGTTTCTGAACTGCTGGGTGGGGTTGTTTATGAAGATCCTTGGCGCGCTGGTGGCCATAATGGGTTGTCCAATACAGAAAACCCATTAAGCCCAGAAGATCCTTACCCACGGGTCGTTGAATTGCGGCGTACAATGAGGCAGTTTGGGCTTCATGATACTCCCATTATCATGGCCGGGGGAGTATGGCGCTTGGATGAATGGCAGGATTGGATTGGTAATCCGGAGCTTGGGCCGATTGCATTTCAGTTTGGAACGCGTCCATTGCTGACAAAAGAAAGCCCAATCCCAGATGCTTGGAAACGTCGTCTTTTAACGTTGAAAAAGGGCGATGTGTATCTTAACCGGTTCTCACCAACAGGTTTTTATTCCTCTGCTGTTAATAATAGCTTCCTTAAAGATTTGCGCGGACGTTCTGAGCGTCAGGTGAGCTATAGTGTTACCGCGAATGTGGACCATGATGAACCATATGGCGTTGGGGCACGTAAACGCGAAGTGTTTGTTTCTTCTGCTGATCGGCAAAAAATTGCTCAATGGGAAGAAGCTGGTTTTACAGAAGCGTTACGTACACCTGATGATACGCTGGTTTTTGTTACACCGCAGAGCGCACGTGAGATTGTGCAGGATCAGGCAAATTGTATGGGATGCTTGTCGATGTGCAAGTTCTCGAACTGGGTACAACGTGAGCCTTTTACCACCGGTGTAAAGGCTGATCCTCGCTCTTTTTGTATTCAAAAAACATTGCAAGATATTGCGCATGTTAAAGCAGCAGACAACGCTGATTATGTTGTGGATCACAACCTGATGTTTGGTGGTACGAGTGCTTACCGCTTTGCAACAGATCCATTTTATGCAGAAGGGTTTGTCCCGACGGTTGCTCAATTGGTTGAGCGGATCGCTTCAGGGCAATAG
- a CDS encoding potassium transporter Kup, translating into MTENDGDNTSPSHADNTASNGAGDPQKQSSEQRISASIGDGDYEQQHKKPVGWSAMLGVLGVVYGDIGTSPLYALQSSVNIVGSVRHPAQTGEIMGLASLTFWALMFIVTFKYVILVMRADHDGEGGIIALMSLAQRVCQSPHCRRILGLVGIAGTCLFFGDSIITPAVSVLSAVEGIEIAIPSASHVVLPIALIVLVALFAAQALGTGKIGKAFGPIMVIWFTVLSILGLRGIMLYPHILLALSPTYALTFIATHGYLSFVTLGSVVLSVTGAEALYADMGHFGSSPIRKAWIFFVLPSLTLNYFGQAALLIHDPSTLANPFYHLGPAWAQIPLLILATFATVIASQAGISGSFSLCRQLIQLGYLPRTQIVHTNASEEAQVYLPSLNKILALGAILLVLSFRSSAALASAYGIAVTGTFLCTCVLATVVFRRMFKWSALHVGIVFGTFFLIDGIFFSANVLKIPDGGWVPLAIGIGSTIVMTTWKRGRSLVVAKQQADSMPMASFLARLPQSRTIRVPGLAVFLTANPEIVPNSLLHNLKHNKVLHDHVFFVTVQNLNQPEADRNNRISVEEMAQNIYRVVVSYGFMEMPNLPRALQDLKALHIAFDPIQASYFTSHELVVRSRVPKMQLWRMWLFLLLLRNATSTTEFLRIPPDRVVEFGVRIAI; encoded by the coding sequence ATGACAGAAAATGACGGCGATAATACGTCTCCTTCTCATGCAGACAACACTGCATCGAATGGGGCCGGCGATCCACAAAAACAGTCTTCAGAGCAACGTATCTCAGCATCTATCGGCGATGGTGATTACGAGCAACAACACAAAAAGCCTGTCGGCTGGAGTGCGATGCTCGGCGTTCTTGGTGTTGTCTACGGCGATATTGGAACAAGCCCACTTTATGCTCTTCAGTCCTCTGTTAATATCGTTGGCTCTGTAAGGCATCCGGCTCAAACCGGAGAAATTATGGGCTTGGCCAGTCTGACTTTCTGGGCCTTGATGTTCATTGTAACGTTTAAATACGTTATTCTCGTCATGCGGGCAGATCATGATGGTGAGGGTGGAATCATTGCCCTCATGTCTCTTGCCCAGCGTGTCTGTCAGTCACCACACTGCCGACGTATCCTTGGACTGGTCGGAATTGCAGGAACCTGTCTTTTCTTTGGTGATAGTATCATCACACCTGCTGTGTCTGTTCTATCAGCAGTTGAGGGAATAGAAATCGCTATTCCTTCTGCAAGCCATGTCGTTCTTCCTATTGCCTTGATTGTTCTCGTGGCACTATTCGCCGCACAAGCCCTTGGAACAGGAAAAATAGGTAAAGCCTTTGGCCCAATCATGGTCATCTGGTTTACAGTCTTATCTATTCTCGGCCTCCGTGGGATTATGCTTTATCCGCATATTCTCCTTGCTTTATCCCCTACCTACGCCCTCACCTTTATTGCTACGCACGGCTACTTGTCGTTTGTAACCCTAGGCTCTGTTGTTCTTTCTGTAACAGGGGCGGAGGCGCTTTATGCCGATATGGGGCATTTCGGCAGTTCACCCATCCGTAAGGCATGGATATTTTTTGTACTGCCCTCTCTAACCTTAAATTACTTTGGTCAAGCTGCACTGTTAATCCATGACCCAAGTACGCTGGCTAATCCGTTCTACCATCTTGGTCCAGCATGGGCGCAGATTCCTCTTCTGATTTTGGCAACATTCGCAACTGTTATTGCTTCTCAAGCAGGAATATCCGGTAGCTTCTCTCTCTGCCGACAGCTCATCCAGCTCGGCTACCTCCCTCGAACACAAATCGTTCACACCAATGCATCGGAAGAGGCACAAGTTTACCTTCCCTCTCTCAATAAAATTTTAGCACTGGGAGCTATCCTGCTTGTTCTTTCCTTCCGTTCTTCTGCGGCTCTAGCTTCTGCTTATGGAATTGCGGTAACAGGAACATTCCTATGCACCTGCGTTCTTGCGACAGTGGTTTTTCGTCGCATGTTCAAATGGAGCGCACTGCACGTTGGAATCGTCTTTGGAACGTTCTTCCTTATTGACGGTATTTTCTTTTCCGCCAACGTCCTGAAAATTCCAGACGGCGGGTGGGTTCCTCTTGCCATCGGTATCGGCAGCACCATTGTAATGACCACATGGAAACGGGGCCGGAGCCTTGTTGTGGCCAAACAACAAGCTGATTCCATGCCTATGGCCTCTTTCCTAGCTCGCTTACCCCAATCCCGTACTATTCGTGTTCCCGGACTAGCGGTTTTCTTAACCGCCAACCCAGAGATTGTGCCCAACTCACTCTTGCACAACCTGAAGCATAATAAGGTTCTGCACGATCACGTCTTCTTTGTTACGGTGCAAAACCTTAATCAACCTGAAGCCGATCGCAATAACCGCATCAGTGTCGAAGAGATGGCGCAGAATATCTACCGTGTTGTCGTAAGCTATGGCTTCATGGAAATGCCCAATCTTCCCCGCGCTCTTCAGGATTTAAAGGCCCTTCATATTGCTTTTGATCCCATTCAGGCCTCGTATTTTACATCACACGAGCTTGTCGTTCGGTCCCGTGTTCCTAAAATGCAGTTATGGAGAATGTGGCTCTTCCTCCTTCTCCTTCGGAATGCAACCTCAACAACTGAGTTCTTACGGATCCCACCTGACCGCGTTGTCGAGTTTGGCGTTCGGATAGCCATTTGA
- the rbfA gene encoding 30S ribosome-binding factor RbfA: MSDRSKYSVKDVGGSSTHGPSTRQLRVAEEVRRVLADVFARTEFRDPELLDVRITVTEVRIAPDFRHATAFVARLGRSDIEVVLPALKRVAPFLRTALSKKLRLRTVPEIHFQPDTALDHAMDLERILRSPEVKRDLDPS; the protein is encoded by the coding sequence TTGAGCGATCGTTCAAAATATAGCGTAAAAGACGTGGGTGGTTCTTCCACCCACGGTCCAAGCACACGGCAGTTACGTGTTGCAGAAGAGGTCCGTCGGGTTCTGGCAGATGTTTTTGCTCGGACTGAGTTTAGAGATCCTGAATTATTGGATGTACGCATTACGGTTACTGAAGTACGTATTGCCCCAGATTTTAGGCATGCAACGGCTTTTGTCGCACGTTTGGGACGTAGTGATATTGAAGTTGTTCTTCCTGCTCTAAAAAGAGTAGCGCCTTTTCTGAGAACAGCATTATCGAAAAAGCTAAGATTGCGTACGGTGCCTGAAATCCATTTTCAGCCTGATACTGCTTTGGATCATGCGATGGATTTAGAGCGTATTTTGCGTTCTCCTGAAGTGAAACGTGATCTGGATCCTTCGTGA
- the hemW gene encoding radical SAM family heme chaperone HemW, which translates to MTEPLSLYIHWPFCLAKCPYCDFNSHVRDEIPQKRFAEALKRELAFDAARLGRRPLHSIFFGGGTPSLMDPQTVASLIEEAQTLFDPTPDLEITLEANPTSVETDKFRAFRDAGINRVSIGIQSLRDDALKMLGREHSANQALRALEIARSLFPRISFDLIYARPNQSEEDWNNELTTALSFVADHLSLYQLTIEPGTKFEALHRRGELSLPDPDTAAHLYDLTGEIAARHGLLPYEVSNYAKLGAESRHNLTYWRYTDYIGIGPGAHGRLSFGGDVYATRRHRAPEPWAERVERLGTGMTEETQLSNEEKGREALLMGLRLSEGINIHRFEERTKRKLHECLDPLILEACLEENYLTLNSQTLKATPHGRLRLEALLARLVT; encoded by the coding sequence TTGACGGAGCCTCTCTCTCTTTATATCCATTGGCCGTTCTGTCTTGCAAAGTGCCCTTATTGTGATTTCAACTCACACGTCAGAGATGAAATTCCACAAAAGCGCTTTGCCGAGGCCCTTAAAAGAGAGCTCGCTTTTGATGCCGCTCGCTTAGGGCGCCGCCCCCTTCATTCCATCTTCTTTGGAGGAGGTACTCCTTCTCTTATGGATCCACAAACGGTGGCTTCTCTTATCGAAGAAGCACAAACACTGTTTGATCCAACGCCCGACTTAGAAATTACACTTGAAGCCAACCCAACCAGTGTAGAAACAGATAAATTCCGCGCCTTCCGAGATGCCGGGATCAATCGTGTCTCTATTGGCATACAAAGCCTTCGAGATGATGCTTTGAAAATGCTTGGCCGTGAGCACTCTGCCAATCAAGCTCTACGCGCACTCGAAATCGCACGGTCTCTTTTTCCCCGTATTTCTTTTGATCTCATTTACGCCCGCCCCAACCAGTCGGAAGAAGACTGGAATAACGAACTCACAACAGCTCTAAGCTTTGTCGCAGATCATCTCTCCCTGTATCAATTAACCATTGAACCCGGCACAAAGTTTGAAGCCCTGCACCGCCGTGGTGAGCTTTCCCTTCCCGATCCAGATACCGCTGCACACCTGTATGATCTGACGGGCGAAATTGCAGCTCGCCACGGGCTCTTACCCTATGAAGTATCCAACTATGCTAAGCTTGGAGCTGAAAGCCGCCATAACCTAACCTACTGGCGCTATACCGATTATATAGGCATAGGGCCTGGCGCTCATGGGCGGCTTTCTTTCGGAGGGGATGTATATGCTACCCGCCGCCATCGTGCTCCAGAGCCTTGGGCAGAACGTGTTGAACGTCTTGGCACAGGCATGACAGAGGAAACCCAGCTTTCAAATGAAGAGAAAGGCCGCGAGGCCCTCCTGATGGGACTTCGTCTTTCTGAAGGCATTAATATTCATCGGTTTGAAGAACGCACCAAACGCAAACTACATGAATGCCTCGATCCCCTCATTCTCGAAGCATGCCTTGAAGAAAACTACCTGACACTGAATAGCCAAACCCTTAAAGCAACGCCCCACGGGCGCCTCAGACTTGAAGCATTACTAGCGCGACTGGTAACTTAA
- the rpsO gene encoding 30S ribosomal protein S15 yields the protein MSISAERRAELIADYRQSDNDTGSPEVQVALLSERITNLTEHLKTHKKDFHSRRGLLMLVGQRRSMLDYLKRKDQSRYQTLIERLGLRR from the coding sequence ATGTCGATTAGTGCAGAACGTCGTGCAGAGTTAATTGCCGATTATCGTCAGAGTGACAATGACACAGGTTCACCTGAAGTACAGGTTGCTCTTTTAAGTGAGCGTATTACCAATCTGACCGAACACTTGAAAACACATAAAAAAGACTTCCACTCACGTCGTGGTCTTTTGATGTTGGTTGGTCAACGCCGTAGCATGCTTGACTATCTAAAGCGTAAAGATCAGTCTCGTTATCAGACTTTGATTGAACGTCTAGGCTTGCGTCGCTAG
- the truB gene encoding tRNA pseudouridine(55) synthase TruB, with the protein MAKKYGREVDGWLILDKPLGPTSTDMVNKMRWAFNAKKAGHGGTLDPLASGVLPIAFGKATRTIPYIMDATKKYRFTLSLGESRTTDDREGEVLFTSDHRPSDEEIRAVLPALTGDVMQVPPVFSALRVGGQRAYDLARAGKPPELPPRPARIDSIVLVDRPDRDTAVFEVQSGKGVYMRSIARDIALACGTVGHISVLRRTKCGPFDLSHAKRIDEIRLDKSSETVDNADTLPVSLLEVGTALVDIPALAVTDEEGRILVWGQSLDPDSLTYPLPVSSHFGSNVWRAMLGEHVLGLCSVQNGRLRAVRMLENHEFFGGQDVD; encoded by the coding sequence ATGGCTAAGAAATATGGACGGGAAGTTGACGGCTGGTTAATTCTCGATAAGCCACTTGGCCCCACCTCGACCGATATGGTTAATAAAATGAGGTGGGCGTTTAATGCTAAAAAAGCAGGGCATGGTGGGACGCTAGATCCTCTTGCGTCAGGTGTTTTGCCGATAGCTTTTGGTAAAGCTACCCGTACGATTCCTTATATTATGGATGCCACAAAAAAATATCGTTTCACGTTGAGTTTAGGTGAAAGCCGTACGACAGATGATCGTGAAGGGGAGGTTTTGTTTACTTCGGATCATCGCCCGTCGGATGAGGAAATTAGAGCTGTTTTGCCTGCGCTTACGGGAGATGTGATGCAAGTTCCTCCCGTGTTTTCTGCATTAAGGGTGGGAGGTCAGCGTGCTTATGACTTGGCTCGCGCTGGGAAGCCACCAGAATTACCGCCAAGACCAGCTCGGATCGATTCGATTGTGTTAGTTGATCGTCCTGATCGGGATACGGCCGTATTTGAAGTTCAGTCTGGCAAAGGTGTTTATATGCGCTCTATTGCGCGAGATATCGCCTTGGCATGTGGGACGGTTGGGCATATTTCGGTCTTGCGTCGAACGAAATGTGGTCCGTTTGATTTGTCTCATGCAAAGAGAATTGATGAGATAAGACTGGACAAATCGTCTGAAACTGTGGACAACGCCGATACTCTTCCGGTTTCTCTTCTGGAAGTAGGGACCGCGCTGGTCGACATCCCGGCGTTGGCCGTTACTGATGAAGAGGGAAGGATATTGGTTTGGGGGCAATCTCTTGATCCTGACAGCCTGACATATCCTTTGCCGGTATCGTCACATTTTGGAAGCAATGTGTGGCGTGCGATGCTCGGAGAGCACGTATTGGGATTGTGTAGTGTTCAAAACGGACGCTTGCGAGCCGTACGTATGTTAGAAAACCATGAGTTTTTTGGAGGACAAGATGTCGATTAG
- the pnp gene encoding polyribonucleotide nucleotidyltransferase, with translation MFDYFRKEIEWAGRPLVLETGKIARQADGAVMVTYGDTVVLCTAVGAKTVKEGQDFFPLTVNYQEKAYAAGKIPGGFFKREGRASEAEVLTARLIDRPIRPLFPENFRNEVQVIATVLSHDMENDPSIVALIGCSAALTLSGIPFFGPVGASRIGQIDGKLVVNPTLSEMKQSTLDLVVAGTSEGVLMVESEAGELSESVMLEAVTLGHSAFQPVIDAIIALAEHAAKEPWDLPTPTKEEIALRKRVEKIGNKLMADAYKEKSKQARHVKVAEAKERINETLVEEGFDADLAKPMLKELEAQVVRGSILKTSLRIDGRDLKTVRPILAEVGVLPRAHGSALFTRGETQALVVATLGTAQDEQIIDALEGEHRSNFMLHYNFPPYSVGEAGRLGSPGRREIGHGKLAWRALKPLIPSKEQFPYTMRVVSEITESNGSSSMATVCGTSLALMDAGVPLPRPVAGIAMGLIKEDRGFAVLSDILGDEDHLGDMDFKVAGTERGITALQMDIKITSITPEIMKIALEQAHEGRIHILGEMAKALTEGRSDVSGNAPKVTTMSVPKEKIRDVIGSGGKVIREIVEYSGAKVDIAEDGVITIAASNDEQAQKAIKRIEGIVAEPEIGRIYEGRVVKTADFGAFVNFLGPRDGLVHISELAAGRVAKTTDVVKQDDTVKVKVIGFDDRGKVKLSMRVVDQETGADISESVGAKPGRTPRRDAE, from the coding sequence ATGTTTGATTATTTTCGTAAAGAAATTGAATGGGCTGGTCGCCCCCTAGTTCTGGAAACAGGTAAAATTGCTCGCCAGGCTGATGGCGCTGTGATGGTTACCTATGGAGATACTGTTGTTTTATGTACGGCAGTTGGTGCAAAAACCGTTAAAGAAGGGCAAGATTTTTTCCCTCTTACCGTTAACTACCAAGAAAAAGCATACGCAGCAGGAAAAATCCCAGGTGGATTTTTTAAGCGTGAAGGCCGTGCATCAGAAGCTGAAGTTCTGACTGCGCGTTTGATCGACCGTCCTATTCGTCCGTTGTTCCCTGAGAATTTCCGTAACGAAGTTCAAGTGATTGCAACGGTGCTCAGCCACGATATGGAGAATGATCCTTCAATCGTTGCTTTGATCGGTTGTTCGGCTGCTTTAACATTGTCGGGTATTCCCTTCTTCGGCCCCGTTGGTGCGTCTCGTATAGGACAAATTGACGGTAAGCTTGTTGTTAACCCAACACTCTCTGAAATGAAGCAGAGCACACTGGATCTGGTTGTCGCCGGTACGTCTGAAGGTGTGTTGATGGTTGAGTCAGAAGCGGGTGAGCTTTCTGAAAGTGTGATGCTTGAAGCGGTCACTCTCGGCCATTCAGCGTTTCAGCCTGTGATTGATGCGATTATTGCACTTGCTGAGCACGCTGCGAAAGAGCCATGGGATCTTCCAACTCCGACGAAAGAGGAGATTGCTCTTCGTAAAAGAGTGGAAAAAATCGGCAATAAATTGATGGCAGATGCTTACAAAGAGAAAAGTAAGCAAGCACGTCATGTTAAAGTTGCAGAAGCAAAAGAGCGCATCAACGAGACGTTGGTTGAAGAAGGCTTTGATGCTGATCTTGCTAAGCCAATGCTTAAAGAACTGGAAGCGCAGGTTGTGCGTGGATCCATTCTTAAGACGAGCTTGCGTATTGATGGCCGTGATCTGAAAACAGTACGTCCAATTCTTGCAGAAGTTGGTGTTCTTCCTCGTGCACACGGTTCAGCATTGTTTACACGTGGTGAAACGCAAGCATTAGTCGTTGCAACGCTTGGAACGGCGCAGGATGAGCAGATTATCGATGCCCTTGAAGGTGAGCATCGTTCGAACTTCATGCTGCATTATAATTTCCCTCCCTATTCTGTTGGAGAAGCAGGCCGTCTTGGGTCTCCTGGCCGTCGTGAAATTGGGCATGGGAAGTTGGCATGGCGTGCTCTGAAGCCTCTGATTCCATCTAAAGAACAGTTCCCATATACGATGCGTGTTGTCTCTGAAATTACAGAGAGTAACGGGTCCTCCTCTATGGCAACCGTTTGTGGTACCTCCTTGGCTCTTATGGATGCTGGTGTGCCATTGCCACGGCCTGTTGCTGGTATCGCCATGGGATTGATTAAGGAAGATCGTGGGTTTGCGGTTCTTTCTGATATTCTTGGTGATGAAGATCATCTTGGGGATATGGACTTTAAAGTTGCGGGTACAGAAAGAGGTATCACTGCTTTGCAGATGGATATTAAGATCACCTCCATCACACCTGAAATTATGAAGATTGCTCTTGAGCAAGCTCATGAAGGTCGTATCCATATTCTGGGTGAAATGGCCAAGGCGTTGACGGAAGGTCGTTCAGATGTATCTGGAAACGCACCAAAAGTGACGACAATGTCTGTTCCTAAAGAGAAAATCCGTGATGTGATTGGATCGGGTGGGAAAGTTATCCGTGAGATCGTTGAATATTCGGGTGCTAAGGTCGATATTGCTGAAGATGGTGTTATTACCATTGCGGCTTCAAACGACGAGCAGGCTCAAAAAGCGATTAAGCGTATCGAAGGCATTGTTGCTGAACCAGAAATTGGCCGAATTTATGAAGGTCGTGTCGTGAAAACGGCTGACTTTGGAGCTTTTGTCAATTTCCTTGGCCCTCGTGACGGGTTGGTTCATATTTCTGAACTGGCAGCTGGTCGTGTTGCAAAGACAACGGATGTTGTGAAGCAAGATGATACTGTTAAGGTCAAGGTGATTGGCTTTGATGATCGTGGTAAAGTCAAGCTGTCAATGCGTGTTGTTGATCAGGAAACAGGTGCTGATATTTCTGAAAGTGTTGGCGCAAAACCTGGTCGTACACCTCGCCGCGACGCAGAGTAA
- a CDS encoding DUF1489 family protein translates to MLHMIKLAVGCSSLDELRARMQHPRINGHGAVITRTMPKRASEILNGGSLYRVMNGMVLCRQPIIGLEPYQRDDGTTGTLIIVIDDIIPVHPRTMRPFQGWRYLTPQDAPEDLTGTNTSHDNGIASLPPHLRKELAELALI, encoded by the coding sequence ATGTTACATATGATTAAATTAGCCGTTGGTTGCTCCTCCCTCGACGAACTCCGCGCCCGTATGCAGCACCCACGTATTAACGGGCATGGAGCGGTCATCACCCGCACAATGCCTAAAAGAGCCTCCGAGATCCTCAATGGTGGCTCTCTTTATCGTGTTATGAATGGAATGGTTTTATGCCGTCAGCCCATTATTGGGCTGGAACCTTACCAAAGAGATGACGGCACTACCGGAACACTGATTATCGTTATAGACGACATCATACCCGTGCACCCCCGAACTATGCGCCCTTTTCAAGGTTGGCGTTATTTAACGCCTCAAGATGCACCAGAAGATTTAACTGGGACAAATACAAGCCATGACAACGGAATTGCCTCTCTACCGCCCCATTTGCGCAAAGAGCTAGCTGAGCTCGCTTTGATCTAG
- a CDS encoding nucleoside hydrolase, with translation MRRSLFAFLSLLIAGNSALAASQTTEYVIQDNDYLGPGGSDIQSVLPLLNRPNVSLLGLTVTMGDDWENAESAHIRRFLEIAHQTQIPVSDGATLPLLNSVEATKLREQQFGVIPWKGAWGGLGSIDHIPHTQPNTFPMPDGAVNLKASSLPAAVALINAVHAHPHQVTVIAAGPLTNLALAIRLDPSFASTAKQLVFMGGLLDSSMMSITGNADFASDFNMITDPEAAHITLTAPWPAITCVGNVSNDIMMTHDLMNRITQKKTPVTNYLSKFYSPLPLWDELTSAIAVDPTLVTKSVNAYMDINTAEGMDYGHAHVWPDSTVPKGMNLRKVKIVQAIDTKRFIDEFVSQAQNAMGTH, from the coding sequence ATGCGCCGATCCCTTTTTGCTTTCTTATCACTTTTGATTGCCGGCAACTCCGCTCTCGCTGCCTCACAGACAACAGAATATGTTATTCAGGATAATGACTATCTAGGCCCAGGGGGCTCCGATATTCAATCCGTTCTCCCTTTATTAAACCGGCCCAATGTCTCTCTCCTTGGCCTAACTGTCACAATGGGAGATGATTGGGAAAATGCAGAATCCGCTCATATTCGACGTTTTTTAGAGATTGCCCATCAAACTCAAATCCCCGTATCAGATGGCGCAACCCTTCCTCTCCTCAACAGCGTCGAAGCAACAAAACTACGGGAACAACAATTCGGGGTTATTCCTTGGAAAGGAGCGTGGGGCGGCCTAGGATCTATTGATCATATTCCACATACACAACCCAACACTTTTCCTATGCCGGATGGCGCAGTAAATCTCAAAGCAAGTTCTCTCCCTGCAGCCGTTGCCTTAATCAACGCAGTCCACGCCCATCCCCATCAGGTAACAGTTATTGCCGCAGGCCCACTCACTAACCTTGCTTTAGCTATTCGATTAGACCCAAGCTTTGCTTCTACAGCCAAACAGCTTGTCTTCATGGGTGGTTTGCTTGATTCCAGCATGATGTCCATTACAGGTAATGCGGATTTTGCATCTGATTTTAATATGATTACAGACCCTGAAGCCGCTCACATTACCTTAACAGCCCCGTGGCCCGCTATTACTTGTGTTGGAAACGTTTCAAACGACATCATGATGACGCATGATCTTATGAACCGCATCACACAGAAAAAAACACCTGTAACGAACTATCTTAGCAAATTTTACAGCCCTCTCCCACTCTGGGATGAGCTCACCTCTGCCATTGCCGTAGACCCAACCCTCGTAACGAAATCTGTAAATGCCTATATGGATATCAATACAGCAGAAGGGATGGATTACGGACACGCACATGTGTGGCCAGACAGTACGGTGCCAAAAGGCATGAACCTTCGTAAAGTAAAAATTGTTCAGGCTATCGATACCAAACGCTTCATTGATGAATTTGTCTCTCAAGCACAAAACGCCATGGGTACGCACTAA